From a region of the Pectobacterium aquaticum genome:
- a CDS encoding ABC transporter ATP-binding protein, whose protein sequence is MALVIQNLYKSFEGYVALDRINLSIDNAEFVCLLGPSGCGKTTLLRIIAGLLSCDGGKITLDDRDLVNVPARERGFGIVFQSYSLFPHMTIAQNIGYGLKIRQTPAEEVAARVSDLLDTVRLSGFGDRYPAQLSGGQQQRVAIARALAVNPSLLLLDEPLSALDARVRAGLRQELRDVQQRLGIPTLMVTHDQEEAMSMADKIICMHGGRIVQEGTPHELYTSPRTRFVAEFMGHSNLLSRDVVNTWMPELLPSALPEGAELFIRPERIALHKAEGAEGRVINTSFLGSIQRIQVVWKSQPLLVETSSAVNWNPGDPIHLSIRAEDCAWVQS, encoded by the coding sequence ATGGCACTGGTTATTCAAAATCTCTATAAAAGCTTTGAGGGTTATGTCGCACTCGATCGCATCAATTTGTCGATCGACAATGCCGAATTTGTCTGTCTTCTTGGGCCCAGTGGCTGTGGCAAAACGACATTGCTGCGCATCATTGCCGGATTACTAAGCTGTGATGGAGGAAAAATAACGCTGGACGATCGCGATCTGGTCAACGTACCTGCCAGGGAAAGAGGCTTTGGCATTGTCTTTCAGTCTTACTCGCTTTTTCCCCACATGACGATTGCGCAAAATATTGGCTATGGGCTCAAAATTCGCCAGACGCCTGCCGAGGAAGTTGCCGCACGCGTCAGCGATCTGCTGGACACCGTACGCCTTAGTGGCTTCGGCGATCGTTATCCTGCCCAGCTTTCAGGCGGGCAGCAACAGCGTGTCGCTATCGCACGCGCGCTGGCGGTCAACCCGTCTCTACTATTACTGGATGAACCCCTTTCGGCACTAGATGCTCGCGTGCGCGCCGGATTGCGTCAGGAATTACGCGACGTGCAACAGCGGCTCGGCATTCCCACCTTGATGGTCACTCACGATCAGGAAGAAGCGATGAGCATGGCGGATAAAATCATTTGCATGCACGGTGGACGCATTGTGCAAGAAGGGACGCCGCACGAACTTTACACCAGCCCACGCACACGCTTCGTTGCCGAATTCATGGGGCACAGCAATCTTCTGTCACGCGATGTCGTCAACACGTGGATGCCGGAACTGCTCCCCTCTGCACTACCAGAAGGCGCTGAACTGTTTATCCGACCGGAAAGGATTGCACTACATAAAGCGGAAGGCGCAGAAGGACGGGTCATCAACACCAGTTTCCTTGGGAGCATCCAACGCATACAGGTGGTCTGGAAATCGCAGCCGCTCTTAGTCGAGACCAGCAGCGCCGTGAACTGGAATCCTGGCGACCCCATTCATCTCTCGATTCGCGCAGAAGACTGCGCCTGGGTGCAATCATGA
- a CDS encoding ABC transporter permease subunit, whose protein sequence is MNQTRLPPQTVSDRWLSRLCLWIPLLALLMFFGIPMLSIVWHSLLNDQNGTVGLSNYLALMDSPGIWRATINSLLLGIVTTLVTLLLGFIVAYGLECTAMPAKRFIAFATSLPILAPSLVLGLGLIFLLGRNGIIGNFLGVRLDIYGFWGLLIANVLYALPQAILIIRTTLRHSDTRQYEAANVLGASDWRQFLDITLPSLRYGLLSAAFVIFTITITDFGNAVVIGGNFSVLATEIYSQVSGQMKFGMGAVVGILLLLPAAASIWIERATARRQKAIGSHAAIPHIPQPLRTRDMSFYLATMAIAFTIVAVIGTVIIASMIRLWPYRLDLTLKHYDIDLAGGYTPLWTSVWISALAAVVGTVLLFLLTFGVHRQPGKVANAAVLLSALPVAVPGLVLGLSYVFTFNTADLPWGMLYGSALLVALCNYYHYHTQGYTTMMMGIRNVPHAMEDATTVLGGGVVRILRDVYLPAMRVTLISVAMFLFMRSMVTLSAVIFLVTPSLPLGAVTVMRLDEAGFTSQAAAFSTCIMGIVAMTALLLHLVTEKRQSW, encoded by the coding sequence ATGAATCAGACACGTCTTCCCCCGCAAACGGTCAGTGACCGCTGGCTTTCTCGTCTGTGTCTGTGGATCCCGCTGCTGGCACTGCTCATGTTCTTCGGCATACCGATGCTGAGTATCGTCTGGCACAGTCTGTTGAACGATCAAAACGGTACCGTTGGGCTATCAAATTATTTGGCGCTAATGGATTCACCCGGCATCTGGCGTGCGACGATCAACAGTCTGTTACTTGGCATCGTCACCACACTGGTGACGCTCTTGCTCGGGTTTATTGTCGCCTATGGGCTGGAATGTACGGCGATGCCAGCAAAGCGTTTTATCGCATTTGCGACCTCGCTGCCGATACTTGCTCCCTCGCTGGTGTTGGGATTGGGATTAATTTTTCTGTTGGGAAGAAATGGAATTATCGGCAATTTTCTTGGCGTGCGATTGGATATTTATGGTTTCTGGGGATTATTGATCGCCAACGTCCTGTACGCACTACCGCAAGCGATTCTCATCATTCGTACCACACTACGTCATAGCGATACTCGCCAGTATGAAGCCGCTAACGTTCTGGGTGCCTCGGACTGGCGACAGTTTTTGGATATCACCCTCCCAAGCCTACGATACGGCCTGCTGAGTGCAGCTTTTGTCATCTTCACCATCACGATCACAGATTTCGGCAACGCCGTTGTCATCGGCGGCAACTTCTCGGTACTGGCGACCGAGATCTACAGCCAGGTGAGTGGCCAAATGAAATTCGGCATGGGAGCCGTCGTCGGGATCCTGCTCCTGTTACCTGCCGCTGCATCGATCTGGATAGAGCGCGCAACGGCCAGACGGCAAAAAGCGATCGGCTCACATGCAGCGATCCCACACATTCCACAACCGCTGCGCACGCGCGATATGTCGTTCTATCTGGCAACCATGGCTATCGCCTTCACAATTGTCGCCGTTATTGGCACCGTCATTATTGCCAGCATGATACGTCTATGGCCGTACCGGCTGGATCTGACACTTAAACATTACGATATCGATCTCGCTGGGGGCTATACGCCACTGTGGACGTCAGTCTGGATCTCCGCACTGGCGGCGGTGGTTGGCACCGTGCTGTTATTCCTGCTGACCTTCGGCGTTCATCGGCAACCCGGCAAAGTTGCCAATGCCGCGGTACTGCTGAGCGCATTGCCTGTAGCTGTTCCCGGGCTGGTGTTGGGGCTCTCTTACGTGTTCACGTTCAATACGGCCGATCTCCCTTGGGGAATGCTGTATGGATCGGCACTGCTGGTGGCATTATGTAATTATTACCACTATCACACGCAAGGCTACACCACGATGATGATGGGAATACGCAATGTGCCGCATGCGATGGAAGACGCCACGACTGTTTTAGGCGGCGGCGTGGTACGTATTTTGCGTGATGTGTATCTACCCGCCATGCGCGTAACGTTGATTTCAGTCGCCATGTTTTTATTCATGCGCTCAATGGTTACACTATCAGCCGTGATTTTTTTGGTCACGCCATCGCTGCCTTTAGGTGCCGTCACCGTTATGCGATTGGATGAAGCAGGCTTTACGTCACAGGCTGCCGCTTTTTCGACCTGTATTATGGGCATCGTAGCGATGACCGCACTCCTTCTGCATCTTGTGACAGAAAAGCGACAATCATGGTAA
- a CDS encoding DeoR/GlpR family DNA-binding transcription regulator, producing the protein MLEETRLHRIQALLSTLNRVSTEKIIQHLGVSRETVRRDIVKLEAAGVLRRVHGGIVATTQEPEPPLSIRNTVREKEKQAIARAAVQQLKAGQTLFIDSGSTTSLLADELLSMPGMTVITNSLTVAQKLTSAESVAQHSVILLGGYMGASAQATSGDITINELERYRADVALLSPVGVDAVSGATSFAHHEAAIARSMVQHARTRIILADHSKIGVTSRVVYATLQEIDMVVTDASSADKPELSLLQMHCQQVIVA; encoded by the coding sequence ATGTTAGAAGAAACGCGGTTACATCGCATACAGGCTCTGCTCTCAACATTAAACCGGGTGAGCACCGAGAAAATTATTCAACATCTCGGTGTTTCACGCGAAACAGTACGACGCGATATTGTAAAACTGGAAGCGGCAGGGGTATTACGTCGCGTCCATGGTGGGATAGTCGCAACCACGCAGGAACCGGAGCCGCCGTTATCCATTCGCAATACCGTACGTGAAAAAGAAAAGCAGGCTATTGCCCGTGCGGCAGTACAACAGCTAAAGGCCGGGCAGACGCTGTTTATCGACTCGGGCAGTACAACTTCTCTGTTAGCCGACGAACTGCTTTCCATGCCGGGGATGACGGTCATTACCAATAGCCTAACCGTCGCACAGAAACTCACTTCAGCAGAATCGGTCGCACAGCATAGCGTGATACTACTCGGTGGATACATGGGCGCCTCAGCACAGGCAACCAGTGGTGATATCACCATCAATGAACTGGAACGCTACCGTGCCGACGTGGCGCTGCTTTCTCCGGTCGGTGTCGATGCGGTCTCTGGCGCCACCAGTTTTGCTCACCACGAGGCGGCAATTGCTCGATCCATGGTGCAACATGCCAGAACGCGCATTATCCTCGCGGATCACAGCAAGATCGGCGTCACCAGTCGGGTTGTCTATGCCACCCTGCAGGAAATCGATATGGTGGTGACTGATGCCTCTAGTGCGGATAAACCCGAGTTGTCTTTACTCCAGATGCATTGCCAGCAGGTTATCGTCGCCTGA
- a CDS encoding glutathione S-transferase family protein: MYQLYIANKNYSSWSLRPWVLLKALSIPFEEKLVAFAPGMAQPAFKVFSPTAKVPCLIDGETTVWDSLAITEYLAEQHPGVWPADAKTRAWARCAAAEMHSGFTALRNTCSMSCGVRVKMNDISPDLSNDITRICELWQEGLTRFGGPFLAGKQFSAVDAFFAPVVFRIKTYQLPVSPEATAYCDHLLAQPAMQRWLQDALAETWREAAHDEEVKKAGEVIDDFRAQA; this comes from the coding sequence ATGTATCAGTTGTATATCGCCAATAAAAACTATTCGTCCTGGTCACTGCGTCCGTGGGTGCTGTTGAAAGCACTATCGATTCCTTTCGAAGAGAAACTAGTTGCCTTTGCGCCGGGCATGGCACAGCCGGCATTTAAGGTCTTTTCGCCGACGGCAAAAGTTCCCTGCCTGATCGATGGCGAGACCACCGTCTGGGATTCACTGGCGATTACCGAATATTTGGCTGAACAACATCCCGGCGTCTGGCCTGCTGATGCCAAAACCCGCGCCTGGGCACGCTGTGCCGCTGCCGAAATGCATTCCGGCTTTACCGCACTGCGTAACACCTGCTCCATGAGTTGCGGCGTGCGCGTTAAAATGAACGACATATCGCCTGACCTCAGCAATGACATTACTCGCATCTGCGAACTGTGGCAGGAAGGACTGACGCGCTTTGGCGGACCATTTTTGGCAGGGAAACAGTTTTCGGCCGTGGACGCCTTCTTTGCACCGGTTGTCTTCCGTATCAAAACTTACCAGCTTCCCGTTTCGCCGGAAGCCACTGCCTATTGCGACCATCTGCTAGCGCAACCGGCTATGCAGCGTTGGCTACAGGATGCATTAGCGGAAACCTGGCGTGAAGCTGCGCATGATGAAGAAGTGAAAAAAGCGGGTGAAGTGATAGACGATTTTCGCGCTCAAGCGTGA
- the pbpG gene encoding D-alanyl-D-alanine endopeptidase: MTKNFKLSLFGLLVLSTHAAMLPQAVAKAPTYSAGTAHQEIASGSAMVVDLRDNHILYSSNPDVVVPIASVTKLMTALVVLDANQPLDEIISVDISQTKEMKGVYSRVRLNSEISRRDMLLLALMSSENRAAASLAHHYPGGYQAFIRAMNAKARALGMAHTRYVEPTGLSINNVSTARDLTKLLIASKQYPLLGQLSTTQEKTATFSHPAYSQPFRNTNHLVYKADWSIQLTKTGFTNQAGHCLVMRTVINQRPVALVVLDAFGKYTHFADANRLRKWMETGKVSEVPAAALSYKKQKSLASRQPQSMASIETE; this comes from the coding sequence ATGACTAAAAATTTTAAGCTTTCTCTTTTTGGCCTGTTGGTGCTATCAACCCATGCAGCGATGTTGCCTCAGGCTGTGGCGAAAGCGCCGACGTACTCCGCTGGCACTGCGCATCAGGAAATTGCTTCCGGTAGCGCCATGGTGGTGGATCTGCGTGATAACCACATCCTTTATTCCAGTAATCCTGATGTGGTGGTGCCGATTGCTTCGGTGACGAAACTGATGACGGCGCTGGTGGTGCTGGATGCTAATCAACCGCTGGATGAAATTATCTCTGTCGATATCAGCCAGACGAAAGAAATGAAAGGGGTTTACTCGCGTGTTCGTCTGAACAGTGAGATCAGCCGCCGCGACATGCTGCTACTGGCGCTGATGTCATCCGAAAACCGCGCGGCGGCTAGTCTGGCGCACCACTATCCGGGCGGCTATCAGGCGTTTATCCGCGCGATGAATGCCAAAGCCCGTGCGTTGGGTATGGCCCACACGCGCTATGTAGAACCAACTGGGTTGTCCATCAATAATGTCTCGACTGCCCGCGATCTCACCAAGCTTTTGATTGCCAGCAAGCAATATCCGCTGTTGGGCCAGCTTAGTACCACACAGGAGAAAACCGCGACGTTCTCCCACCCGGCGTACAGCCAGCCGTTCAGAAACACCAACCATCTGGTCTATAAAGCGGACTGGAGCATTCAGCTCACCAAAACTGGCTTCACGAACCAGGCGGGACACTGTCTGGTAATGCGTACGGTTATTAATCAGCGGCCTGTTGCGCTGGTGGTGTTGGATGCCTTCGGTAAATACACGCACTTTGCGGATGCTAACCGCCTGCGTAAGTGGATGGAAACCGGTAAGGTCAGCGAGGTGCCTGCCGCCGCGTTGAGCTATAAGAAACAAAAATCACTGGCTTCCCGCCAACCGCAGAGCATGGCGAGTATCGAAACCGAATAA
- a CDS encoding DUF6622 family protein yields the protein MENLLIILRHTPYWVWIVLSYLIYAGVKASQPRQQSLVRMLLVPMIFMAWGISAIFHTLRLPLAAAGGFLLALIIGLGIGWAWGKTSGIYLPESRRFQRSGSWWPLALMLLTFCSRFYFSVQLARFPALAHDPVFCLLSGAASGITAGIFSGVSLRLLNQMHKIKPSLT from the coding sequence GTGGAAAATTTGCTGATCATTTTGCGTCACACGCCTTACTGGGTGTGGATCGTTTTGAGTTACCTGATTTATGCCGGCGTAAAAGCTAGCCAGCCACGGCAGCAATCGTTGGTGCGGATGTTGCTTGTGCCGATGATTTTCATGGCGTGGGGCATCAGTGCGATTTTTCATACGCTGCGACTCCCGCTTGCGGCAGCGGGCGGATTTCTGCTGGCGTTGATCATTGGGCTGGGTATCGGATGGGCGTGGGGAAAAACGTCAGGTATTTACTTGCCGGAGTCGCGTCGTTTTCAGCGCAGCGGTTCGTGGTGGCCGTTGGCCTTAATGCTGCTGACGTTTTGTTCTCGTTTCTATTTTTCCGTCCAACTGGCTCGGTTTCCCGCGTTGGCGCATGACCCCGTATTCTGCCTGCTGTCCGGTGCGGCAAGTGGGATTACTGCGGGGATATTCAGCGGCGTCAGCTTACGTTTGCTCAACCAGATGCACAAAATAAAACCATCGCTAACGTAA
- a CDS encoding FMN-binding protein, whose translation MKKSFLAVLATLVMACSLSVHSSDGVHYKDGAYPGKAQGKAAEVEVTVSIKDGKIANAEVLKHGDTEAMMLSATDQIVPELIEKQDINKVDAVTGATLSSQGVINAVKQALEQAKVTP comes from the coding sequence ATGAAAAAATCTTTTTTGGCGGTGCTGGCTACGTTAGTGATGGCGTGCTCTCTGTCCGTTCATAGTAGCGATGGGGTGCACTATAAAGACGGTGCTTACCCCGGTAAAGCGCAGGGAAAGGCGGCAGAAGTTGAGGTCACGGTCAGCATTAAAGACGGGAAGATCGCGAATGCTGAAGTGCTGAAGCATGGCGATACCGAAGCGATGATGCTGAGCGCGACGGATCAAATTGTGCCGGAACTCATTGAGAAGCAGGACATTAACAAGGTGGATGCGGTAACGGGGGCAACGTTATCGAGTCAGGGCGTGATTAATGCGGTGAAACAGGCGCTGGAACAGGCCAAAGTCACGCCGTAG
- the cyaB gene encoding class IV adenylate cyclase, whose protein sequence is MVEHFTGKYEVELKFRIDDIAVFRNTLFSLHPEAFVFENKEHDVYYDDAENRLRQQNIKMLVRRMEPSGIKLWIVKGPGVDRCEAVNVEGFEKTDSMLQTLGYRPLFEIHKIRSIYFLNAFHITLDYIESLGYFVEISVMTDDETHLKALRERCIECALRLQLPLDNIETKSYYQLLGFN, encoded by the coding sequence ATGGTTGAACATTTCACAGGGAAATATGAAGTTGAACTTAAATTTCGCATCGACGATATAGCCGTTTTTAGAAATACGCTTTTTAGCCTTCATCCCGAGGCTTTCGTCTTTGAAAATAAAGAACATGATGTTTATTACGATGATGCAGAGAATCGCCTGCGACAGCAAAATATCAAAATGCTGGTGCGCCGCATGGAGCCATCGGGCATTAAACTCTGGATTGTCAAAGGGCCAGGAGTCGATCGCTGTGAAGCGGTTAACGTGGAAGGCTTTGAAAAAACCGACAGCATGTTACAGACGTTGGGGTATCGACCTCTTTTTGAAATTCATAAAATCCGCAGCATCTACTTTTTAAACGCCTTCCATATTACGCTCGACTATATTGAATCACTGGGTTATTTCGTCGAAATATCCGTGATGACCGATGATGAAACCCACTTGAAAGCACTTAGAGAACGGTGTATAGAGTGTGCGTTACGGCTTCAACTGCCATTGGATAATATTGAAACGAAATCTTATTATCAATTATTAGGTTTTAATTAA
- the mmuM gene encoding homocysteine S-methyltransferase, with protein MRKNTVTEMLATASTIVLDGALATELEVRGCDLTDPLWSAKVLVENPALIYQVHLDYFNAGAQCAITASYQATPQGFKARGYSEAESLALIAKSVQLAAQARDDYRRDNSQAGTLLVAGSVGPYGAYLADGSEYRGDYQLPQAEMMAFHRPRIAALHEAGADLLACETLPSFAEIEALIALLAEFPHAQAWFSFTLRDSEHLSDGTPLRTVLARVNACSQVVAVGINCIALENVTPALTHLSSLTDLPLVVYPNSGEQYDAVTKTWSSAHDDACSLITYLPEWQAAGARLIGGCCRTTPADIAGIARCCQHEGQH; from the coding sequence TTGCGTAAGAATACGGTTACCGAAATGCTGGCGACGGCATCAACGATTGTGTTGGACGGCGCGTTGGCGACCGAACTGGAAGTGCGCGGCTGTGATTTAACGGATCCGCTGTGGTCGGCGAAAGTGCTGGTTGAAAACCCGGCGCTGATTTATCAGGTGCATCTCGATTATTTCAATGCCGGGGCACAGTGTGCGATTACCGCCAGCTATCAGGCGACACCGCAAGGGTTTAAGGCGCGCGGGTATAGCGAAGCGGAATCACTAGCGCTGATTGCTAAGAGCGTACAGCTGGCGGCGCAGGCGCGGGATGATTACCGTCGCGATAATTCGCAGGCTGGAACGCTGCTGGTGGCGGGATCGGTGGGGCCGTACGGTGCCTATCTGGCGGATGGTTCGGAGTATCGCGGTGATTACCAACTGCCGCAGGCCGAGATGATGGCGTTTCATCGGCCGCGTATAGCGGCGCTGCATGAGGCGGGAGCCGATCTGCTGGCCTGCGAGACGCTGCCGTCTTTTGCCGAAATAGAGGCGCTGATTGCGTTACTGGCCGAGTTCCCTCACGCGCAGGCCTGGTTCTCTTTCACGCTGCGTGACAGCGAGCACCTCAGCGACGGCACGCCATTGCGCACGGTGCTGGCGCGGGTCAACGCCTGTTCGCAGGTGGTCGCTGTGGGTATCAACTGCATCGCGCTGGAAAACGTGACACCCGCGCTGACGCACCTGTCCTCGCTGACGGATTTGCCGTTGGTGGTTTATCCCAACTCCGGTGAGCAGTATGATGCGGTAACGAAAACCTGGAGCAGCGCTCACGATGACGCCTGCTCATTGATAACGTATTTGCCCGAGTGGCAGGCAGCAGGTGCACGCTTAATTGGTGGCTGTTGCCGAACCACACCTGCGGATATCGCCGGTATTGCACGCTGCTGCCAGCATGAGGGGCAGCACTAA
- the mmuP gene encoding S-methylmethionine permease produces MEQHASGTEGQFKRTMKARHLVMLSLGGVIGTGLFFNTGYIISTTGAAGTLLAYLIGALVVYLVMLSLGELSVAMPETGAFHVYASRYLSPATGYTVAWLYWLTWTVALGSSLTAAGFCMQYWFPQVPVWTWCLLFCVLIYLLNIVSSRFFAEGEFWFSIVKVVTILAFIVLGAGAMFGFIPMQDGSPAPFFQNITASGWFPHGGLPILMTMVAVNFAFSGTELIGIAAGETENPQKVVPMAIRTTVARLVIFFLGTVLVLAAIIPMEEAGIAKSPFVLVFEKIGIPYAADIFNFVILTAILSAANSGLYASGRMLWSLSNEGTLPRRFSRLTRRGIPLFAISVSMLGGLLALFSSVVAPDTVYVALSAISGFAVVAVWLSICASHYMFRRHHVRSGKPLSDLQYHAPWFPITPILGFLLCLLACVGLAFDPSQRIALWCGIPFVALCYGAYYFTQSMKKRRLTGAEDIA; encoded by the coding sequence ATGGAACAACACGCATCAGGCACGGAAGGGCAGTTTAAACGCACCATGAAAGCTCGCCATTTGGTGATGCTTTCGCTCGGTGGCGTCATCGGCACTGGCCTGTTTTTTAATACGGGCTACATTATTTCCACGACGGGTGCGGCCGGGACGCTCTTGGCTTATCTGATCGGCGCGCTGGTGGTGTATCTGGTGATGCTGAGTCTGGGTGAGCTGTCCGTCGCGATGCCGGAAACTGGGGCGTTCCATGTGTATGCGTCCCGCTATCTCAGCCCGGCTACAGGTTATACTGTGGCGTGGCTGTATTGGCTGACGTGGACGGTTGCACTGGGCTCTAGCCTGACCGCAGCCGGTTTTTGCATGCAGTATTGGTTCCCGCAGGTGCCGGTCTGGACTTGGTGTCTGCTGTTTTGTGTGCTGATTTATTTGCTGAATATCGTGTCGTCCCGTTTCTTTGCCGAAGGGGAATTCTGGTTCTCTATCGTGAAAGTTGTCACGATTCTCGCTTTTATTGTGCTCGGTGCTGGCGCGATGTTTGGCTTTATTCCGATGCAGGACGGCTCACCCGCACCGTTTTTCCAGAATATTACCGCGTCGGGCTGGTTCCCGCATGGCGGCCTGCCGATCCTGATGACGATGGTAGCGGTAAACTTCGCCTTCTCCGGTACGGAGCTGATCGGCATCGCGGCTGGAGAAACCGAGAATCCGCAGAAGGTGGTGCCGATGGCGATTCGTACGACCGTTGCGCGACTGGTGATCTTCTTCCTGGGGACGGTGCTGGTACTGGCGGCGATCATTCCGATGGAAGAGGCCGGTATCGCTAAAAGCCCGTTTGTGCTGGTGTTTGAAAAAATTGGTATTCCTTACGCTGCCGATATTTTTAATTTCGTGATTTTGACGGCGATCCTGTCTGCCGCTAACTCGGGGCTGTATGCCTCGGGGCGTATGCTGTGGTCGCTGTCCAACGAAGGTACGTTGCCGCGCCGTTTTTCTCGTCTGACGCGCCGTGGCATTCCGCTTTTTGCTATTTCCGTCAGTATGCTGGGCGGGCTGCTGGCGCTGTTTTCCAGCGTGGTCGCGCCGGATACCGTCTATGTGGCTTTGTCTGCGATTTCTGGTTTTGCCGTAGTGGCGGTGTGGCTGAGCATCTGCGCCTCGCACTATATGTTCCGCCGTCACCATGTCCGCTCGGGAAAACCGCTTTCCGATCTGCAATATCACGCCCCTTGGTTCCCCATCACGCCGATCCTTGGCTTCCTCTTGTGTCTACTGGCCTGCGTCGGGCTGGCGTTTGACCCAAGCCAGCGGATTGCACTGTGGTGTGGAATTCCGTTTGTCGCGCTGTGCTATGGTGCTTATTATTTCACGCAGTCAATGAAGAAACGTAGATTAACGGGAGCGGAAGACATTGCGTAA
- the dusC gene encoding tRNA dihydrouridine(16) synthase DusC → MRVLLAPMEGVLDSLVRELLTEVNDYDLCITEFLRVVDQCLPVKSFYRLCPELQHASRTPSGTLVRVQLLGQYPQWLAENAARAVELGSYGVDLNCGCPSKLVNGSGGGATLLKDPELIYRGAKAMREAVPAHLPVTVKIRLGWDSGARQFEIADAVQQAGATELAVHGRTKEDGYKAECINWQAIGEIRQRLRIPVIANGEIWDWQSAQDCMATTGCDAIMLGRGALNVPNLSRVIKYNEPRMPWPEVMLLLQKYVQLEKQGDTGLYHVARIKQWLGYLRKEYDDATELFSEIRTLKTSTDIARVIGEL, encoded by the coding sequence ATGCGTGTTCTGCTTGCCCCGATGGAAGGGGTTCTCGACTCATTAGTGCGAGAACTGCTGACTGAAGTAAATGATTATGACCTGTGTATCACCGAATTTTTACGCGTGGTGGATCAGTGCCTGCCGGTTAAATCCTTTTATCGCCTTTGCCCAGAACTACAGCATGCCAGCCGTACGCCGTCAGGCACGCTGGTACGTGTTCAGCTACTGGGGCAATATCCCCAGTGGCTAGCGGAAAATGCGGCGCGGGCGGTGGAGCTGGGTTCGTATGGTGTCGATCTTAACTGCGGTTGCCCGTCGAAGCTGGTGAACGGCAGTGGGGGCGGAGCGACGCTGCTGAAAGATCCCGAACTGATTTATCGGGGCGCAAAAGCGATGCGTGAGGCGGTGCCTGCGCATTTGCCGGTCACGGTGAAAATCCGTCTGGGCTGGGATTCCGGTGCTCGCCAGTTTGAAATTGCCGACGCGGTGCAGCAGGCGGGTGCAACTGAACTGGCCGTGCATGGCCGCACGAAGGAAGATGGTTATAAAGCCGAATGCATTAACTGGCAGGCAATAGGGGAAATCCGTCAGCGATTGCGGATTCCGGTGATTGCCAATGGCGAAATCTGGGACTGGCAAAGCGCGCAGGATTGTATGGCGACAACGGGCTGTGACGCTATCATGCTGGGGCGGGGCGCGCTGAATGTGCCGAACCTGAGCCGCGTGATCAAGTATAACGAACCGCGTATGCCGTGGCCGGAGGTCATGCTGCTGCTACAAAAATATGTGCAGTTGGAAAAGCAGGGTGACACGGGGCTGTATCACGTCGCGCGCATCAAACAGTGGCTCGGCTATTTGCGTAAAGAGTACGACGACGCCACCGAATTATTCAGCGAGATCCGCACGTTGAAGACCTCAACAGATATTGCACGCGTGATTGGTGAGCTATAG